ACGGGCTTTCTGGGCGCCATCCACGCCAATGCTGAAGACAGCCACGGGGCCCGCCTGGCGCGCCAGAGGCAAAGCATGATTCAGGAATGTGGTTTTCCCCGACCCCTTTTCGAGGCCGGTAATCGCGGTCACCGTCCCGGCGGCGCCTTCAAACCACGCCATGCTTCGATCCTTCTTGAGAGAGCGTTTGGATGATTGTTTCAAAGCGGAACACAGAGGGCGCAGAGGTCACACAGAGGGCACAGAGAGACCGGCGAACGATGCCTGGGCAGATTTTCCGCTTTTCTCTGTGCGCCTCTGTGGAAATTCTGTGCCCTCGGTGTCTCGCTTTCCCATGTCAGTGCTTCCCGTTCCGCTGCTTGCGGGAGAGGCCCGCCGGCTCGAGGCAGAGCCTTTCGCCGGAAAGCATGGTGGCCACACCATCCTTGGCCTTGTACACCTTGGAGGTGGGTTCGAGCTTGGCATCGGGCATCGTCGTGGTGTGGACGGGTTCCGTATAGGTGGTGATGACGCCCTCGTAGTTGCGGAGCACCACCTTGTTCTCCCCCTGGGTGATGAGGTAGCTGGGCATGACGGGGATCTTGCCGCCACCGCCGGGCGCGTCCACCACAAAGGTAGGCACCGCCAGGCCCGTGGTGTGGCCGCGCAGGCCCTCGATGATCTCGATGCCCTTGCGCACCGTGGTGCGGAAGTGGGAGATGCCCAGGGAGAGATCGCACTGGTAGATGTAGTAGGGCCGCACCCGGATGGTGAGCAGCTTGTGGAGGAGCTGCTTCATCACTTCGGTCTGGTCGTTGATGCCCCGCAGCAGCACGCTCTGGTTGCCCAGCTGGATGCCAGCATCGGCCAGCTTCGCGCAGGCCTCGCGCGCCTCGGCGGTGATCTCCTTGGCGTGGTTGAAGTGGGTGTTCACGAAAATGGGGTGGTACTTCTTGAGCATGCCCACCAGGGAATCCGTCACGCGCTGAGGCATGACCACGGGCGTGCGGGTGCCGATGCGGATGATCTCCACATGCTCGATGGCGCGGATGCGGCTGATGATGGATTCCAGGCGCTCATCGCTGAGCACGAAGGGATCGCCGCCGGAGATCAGCACATCGCGCACGGCCGGGGTGTTGCGGATGTACTCGATGGCCTTGGCCACGTTGTCGTCGGGCATGTCCAGGTCGTTATCGCCCACCAGGCGGCGACGGGTGCAGTGGCGGCAGTTCATGGAGCAGATGTTGGTCACCAGGAGGAGCACGCGATCTGGGTAGCGGTGCGTGAGGCCGGGGACGGGGCTGTCCACATCCTCGTGCAGCGGGTCGGAGAGGTCGGAGGGATCGTCGTGCAGCTCGGCGAGACGCGGCACGGACTGCATCCGCACCGGGCAGTTGGGGTCTTCACGGTCCATGAGGGCCGCATAGTACGGCGTGATCTCCATGGTGAATTTCTTCAGGCATTCGCGAAGGTGCTCGCGCTCCTGTTCCGTGAGGGTGATGACCTTTTCCAGGGTCGCCACGTCATGGATGCCGTTCCGCAACTGCCAGCGCCAGTCGTTCCACTCTTCGGCGGTCACGTCCTTGAAGAGGTCGATGCTGCGCCAGTCCACTTTCTTGAAGTTCATGGGAATCTCGCTTTGAAAAGTCAGGGTCGGGATCAGGCTTGACGGAGTTTGAGCATCTGGCGGACATCGTCGGGGCGCGCCAGCTCGCGGCCGCAGTCCTTGGCGATGCGGGCTGCGCGCGCCACCAATTCGGCGTTGCTCGTCGCCAGGCGGCCCTTGCTGTAGTAGATGTTGTCCTCGAAGCCCACGCGGACATGGCCGCCCAGGGCGATGGTGGCGTAGATGGAATCCACGTTCGCCTTGCCGCCAATGCCGAAGGCCGTGAAGAAGGCGCCCTTGGGCAGCTTGCGGACCAGGAACTCCATGACATCGGGCTCGTACTTGGCAGCGCCGGGGACGTTGAGCACCAGCCCGTAGTGGTAGGGCTCCTGCAGCAGCCCTTCCTTGATGAGAATGTGGCTGGCGTAGACGTGGCCCAGGTCGAAACATTCGAGGGTGGGCCGAACGCCGTGATCCAGCATGGCCTGGGCGAACTGGCGCATGATGGGCAGGGTGTTAACGATGTACTCGTCGCCGAAATTCACGGTGCCGCAGTCGAGGCTGGCCATCTCGGGGTTGAGGGTCACGGGCTGCAGCCGCTCCTCGGGCGTCATCCAAGCCGCGCCGCCGGTGGTGGTCTCGATGACGATGTCGCAATTGGCGCGGATGAGGTCGATGGCCTTCTTGAAGACAGCCACATCCTGGGTCGGCGTGCCGTCATCCTGGCGCACATGCAGGTGCAGGATGGAGGCGCCAGCCTCCCAGGCCTCGAAGGCACCCTGGGCGATCTCCTCCGGCGTGATGGGCAGCGCCGGATTCATCTCTTTGGTGGTCTCGGCGCCGGTGATGGCGCAGGTGATGATCAGCTTGTTGTCCATGGCTTGCCTCCGCGTTCAGACGTAGCGCTCTTCAAAAAGCTTCCGCAGCTTGGGATTCTCACGCAGCTCCCAGAGGGTGATCTCGGCGTGATCCTTCGTGTAGCCATTGCCCACGATCATGGTCACGTCCTTGCCCACGCCTTCGGCGCCCAGCGCGGCCTTGCCGAAGTGGGTGGCCATGCTGAAGAAGTAGACAGTGCCCTCCTGGCGGCAGGGCAGGATGCTCGACATCTCCGTGTTCTGCACGTTCACGCAGTTCACGACGATGTCGTATTCGCGGCCCCCGTTGGCCTGCAGCACGGCGGCGAGGAAATCCACGGGACGGGTCGCATCGGCCACCACCACCTCGTGGCAGACGCCCAGGTCATCGAGCACCTTCTTGTCGTCGGCCAGATAGACGTTGCCCACCACGCGGCCCGTGGGGCCCACCCGCTTCATGGCCTCATAGGCCACCAACATGCCGGACTTGCCACCGGCGCCCAGGATGAGCACACTCTGGCCGGGCTTCACCAACTTGGCCGCCTGGGCAGGCGCGCCCGCCACATCCAGGGCCGCCAAGGCGAGGCTCTCGGTCATGTCCTCGGGCAGCTTGGCGTAGAGGCCACTCTCGAAAAGGATGGCCTGGCCCTGGATCTCCACCCGGTCGATGTCCGCGTGGATCTTGAGGATCTTCTCGATCCTGAGGGGCGTGAGGCTGAGCGAAACCAGCGAGGCGATCTTGTCGCCGGCCTTGAGACCCCGATCCGCCAGTGCCGCGCCCACCTTGGCCACCCGGCCGATGAACATGCCGCCCGAACCCGTAACGGGGTTCTGCATCTTGCCCTTCTCGCCCACGATGGCGAGGATCTTGGCCTCGATCTTGGCCAGGTCGTGCCCGGCCTCTTCCTCGATCTGGGTGAAGCTGGCGCTGTCGATGTTGAGGGCGATCACGTCCACGAGGATCTCGTTGTCGTAGACCGTCGACATGTCATTGCTGATGCGCGCGGCGGGCTGGGGCAATACGCCCCGGGGCTCCAGCACGCGGTGGGATCCGTATTTGCAGCCCGTCGCCATGGCCTACTCCTTCAATCAATGCGATGCCGCGAGATAGATGCCCTCGACATCGTTTTGAAGCTAGCACGCAGCCTTTCTCGAAGATCGTCACAATCCCAGCCTCATCCAATCGGGTCAGACCCGCCCCAGCCGGGGGTTCCGGGGCCTTCGGACCCGGCCCGCAAGACCTCGGTCTGCCCGCCGCAGGGCCTCTGTTTTTCGCAGAGAAACGGGCGCTTCGGAGCCGCGGGATCCCGTTCTTCAGAACTGTCGAGGGGACACCTACCCTGCGGAAAGCAGGAGGGCAATCCAACGACCCGAAAACGAATTTTGTTTCGGCACACTTTACACTTTGTCATTTCCGGCTCCCACCCAAGCGGCCCTTGGGGAGGCTCATGGCCCCGAACGATTCACCGCGGTGGACCGTCACCGCGACCTTGAAACAGGCAGCCACGGACTGGCTCATCGGCGAAACCGACTCCCGGTCTGAGCCCTGCACGAGCCCGGTCACCCCCGCCATTCCGCTCCTGGTCAGGTGACCCCCAGGTGTCAGGCGGCGTGCCATGATTTGCCATCCGCGACTGGACCTCTGAAAGGTGACCTCATGGGTGACATCAACCTGGACCGCTTCACGAGCCTCATCCGCCTCCGCATCGCCGCGCACGATGCCCACTACGCCGGCAACCTGGTGGATGGCGCCAAGATGCTCCAGCTCTTCGGCGACGTGGCCACCGAGCTGCTCATCCGCAGCGATGGCGACGAGGGCCTTTTCGTGGCCTACGACAACGTCCAGTTCCTTGCCCCCGTGAACGCCGGCGATTACATCGAGGCCACGGGCCGCATCGTGTCCATGGGCCGCACCTCCCGCAAAATGGAGTTCGAGGCGCGCAAGGTGATCGTGCCCGCAGGCATCGCCGGGCAGGTTTCCGCCGCCGATGTGCTGGCCGAGCCCATCGTGGTGTGCAAAGCCTCGGGCACCTGCGTGGTTCCCGCCAACTGCCAGCGGTTCAAGCGCTAGGGCGTGTCCAACACGCCTGACGGGCCCCCGTCGTCGAGCCAGGCCCGGAGCCTCCGCCGAGGCACCCTGGCGGCGTTTGCCGCCTATGGGATGTGGGGGATCCTTCCGCTCTACTGGAAACAACTCTCCAACGTGAACGCCGTGGAGGTGCTCTGCCATCGCGTGCTCTGGTCGGGGCTGTTCCTGGTGGCGGTGCTGCTGGGCAAGGGTCGGCTGGGCGAGGTGCTCCACATCTGGCGCAACCGCGCCAGCGCACTGGCGGTACTGGTCTGTTCGCTCCTCATCACCGTGAACTGGGGGATCTACATCTGGGCGGTGCAGGTGGGCCGCGTGACGGAATCGAGCCTCGGCTACTACATCACGCCCCTGCTCTCGGTGGCCCTGGGCGCCTTCTTCTTCCATGAGCGGCTGGACCGTTGGGCAAAGGTGTCGGTGGGCCTGGCGCTGCTGGGCGTCGCCGTGGCGACCTGGCGCCTGGGCAGCCTGCCCTGGGTGGCCGTGGTGCTCTCCACCAGCTTCGCCCTCTACGGCGCCCTGAAGAAGAAGGCCGGCTTGGACGCGCTGTCGGGCCTCGCCGCCGAAACCCTCATCGCCATGCCCTTGGCCCTGGCCTACCTGGGCTGGATTGGCGGTGGCGCCATCTTCCATGCAGGGCCCAAGGCCACCACCCTGTTGGTGCTGGCGGGCCCGGTGACGGCCCTGCCGCTGCTCACCTTCGCCTACGCTGCCCTGCGGATCCCCCTTCAGCGCCTGGGCTTCATCCAGTATTTCAGCCCCACCTTGCAGTTGGGCATCGGCCTCTTCCTGATGGGTGAACACCTGAGCCCACCGATGGCGCTGGCCTTCGGCGCGGTGGTAGTGGCCGTGCTGCTCTATGCAGCCTCGCGCCCGCGCAACGCCAACATCAGGTAACCCGTTAGCGCCCCATGCTCCGGCCCAGCCATTCCCAGCAGAAGCCCTGAGTGTTGTGCAGGCCTTCCTGTTGGGGCACCAGGTGCCAGAGCTCCCACCGGGGCACCCGTCCGCGGCGGTCACTGGCCACCGGCACCGCCTCAAGCCCGGTCCGCCGCGCCAGGGCCATGGCCCTCGGCAGGTGCCAGGCAGAGCTGAGCAGCCCCACGCGCTGCCAGCCTTCCCTTGCTTTGAGGCGGGTGTAGGCCTGCACCTCGTCGCGGGTGATGACGCAGGGTTCTTCGATCACCCGGATGGCGCTTTCGGGAATGCCCAGGTCCTTCCACAGGGTTCGGGTTTCCTCCCCCAGGTTCCGGCTTCCCGGGCCCGTCCCCTGGGACGCGCCGCTGGCCACCAGCCACCGCACCCGCCCCGCATGCCAGAGGCGGGCGGCTTCCACGATGCGGTCTCCAGAATCCCCAAGCGCTGGCCGCCCCTGCTCATCCACCGCGGAACCACCGCCCAGGACGAAGAGGGCCTCCAGGGGAGCATCTTTGGAAGAGAAGGGCTGAACCTCCGCTTCCAAGCGACCCATGAGGCGGTGTCCCAACTGGACGTTGCCGACGAGCGCGAGACCCACAGCCAGCCCCATCAGGGCAAACCCCAGACCCCTCACCCGGCGCCGGAAGGCCCAATAGGCGCTGCCCCACAGGCCCAGCCAGATCAGGCCCAGAGGCATGAGCAGCATTCCAACGAGCTTGGTGAAGGCGAGCATGGCTCCATTGTGTCGGAAGCGAGGGGCCTGGTGCAGATTCGCATCCAGGGCCCGGCTGTGTTTGGATGGATCATGCGCATGCGATGGCTCTGGACCCTTCCCCTGGCCTTGGCCGCGACCATCGTCTGGCTGAGCGCCCAGTCCCACCTGCCTGCGGGCATCGAGCTGCCCTCGCCCCTGGACAAATTCGCCCACGCCTCGGCCTACGCCGCGCTGGCCTGGACCCTGGATCTGGCCCTGCGCGTCAACCGCCGCGACCTGCCCCTGTACCGCCGCCACCTGTTCATCATCGCCCTGGTGGCCTTCTTCGGCGCCACGGACGAGTGGCACCAGAGCTTCGTTCCAGGTCGCAGCTGCGACGTTCTGGACTGGGTCGCGGATGTCATCGGGGGCGGTCTCGGGCTGTTTGCGGCCTCGGTCCACCTCGTGTTCAGCCGACGTCTCGAGGCCCTGTCCTGGAGACGCGGCGCTGGCCATCGCCTTGATTCGGCTCGCGACCTCATCCTGGTGGCCGATCCCCACTGGGGCGCGGAACTCACGGGGCTGGAGGAAGCCACGGCGAGGTTCCCCAAGGCGGACTGGCTCTTCCTCGGGGATGTCTTCGACGTGTGGGTGGGCCTGCCCGGCATGGAAACCGAAGCCCAGCGCGCCTTCCTCGCCTGGGTGCGGGAGCGCCGCCAGGCCGGGCGCTGGGTGGGCCTCTGGATGGGCAACCGGGAGTATTTTCTCGATCGCCATGCGTCCGCCTTCGATCTCATGGGCGAGGGCATCGGCGGCAGCCTGGAAGGCGAGCGCCTCGTCTGGGAGCACGGCGACCTCATCAACGGGGCGGACCACCAGTACCGTCTTTGGAACCTGCTCTCCCGTTCAGGCCTGCTCTGGCTGCCCTTCTGCCTCATGCCCGGAAGCACGGCCCGCAAAATATCCGCCTGGATGGAACGGAAGCTCCATACCACCAACGCCGCCTACAAACTGGCCTTCCCCCGCGAAGCCTTCCGCGCCGCGGCCCAGGCCCACTCCGAAGCGACCTTCCTCACCGGTCACTTCCACACCCACGAAGTGGAAGCCAACGGCATCGCCCTGCCCTGGGCCCACGAAGGGCGGTTCATGGTGTGGCGGGGCGGAAAGGTGGAGCCCCTCTAGAGGTCCAGCAGGTCGGCCACTTCGCGGCGCAGTTCGGCGATGCCAGTGCCTTTCCCCGCACTCACCCAGGCGATGTCATTGGGCATCAGGTTCAGCTCGGCGGCCACGTCCTTGCGCTGTTTGAGGGCCTTGCTGGGCTTCACCTGGTCGGCCTTGGTGGCGACGATGCGGTGGGGCAGGCCTTCGACGCGCAGCCATTCGATCATCTGGTGGTCCAGCTTGGTGGGACCCACCTCCGCATCCACCAGCACGAACACCATGCGCAGGGTGCTTCGGCCCGTGAGGTAGCCCTCCACCATGGCCTGCCAAGTGGCCCGCTCAGAAGCAGGTCCGGTGGCGAAGCCGTAGCCCGGCAGATCCACAATCCAGCGGTCCGGCCCCGTGAGGAAAACATTGATGAGCCGCGTGCGACCCGGCGTTTTCGAGACGCGGGCCAGCTGCTTCTGGTTGGCCAGGGCGTTCAGCAGCGAGGACTTGCCCACGTTGCTGCGGCCCACGAAGGCCACTTCGGCATGGCAGACGCCAAGTTTGCGCGCATCGGCGGCGGAGGTGACGAACCGGGCATCGGTGAGGGGCTGGGCCATGGGAATCCAATCGACAGCTTCCAGCCTACCGCCTTTAGACGGTGACGAGGCTCGTGGGGGCGGGCTGGTCGAAGGCCACGCGGCCGTGATCGAGGCCGATGACCCGCTTCTTCATGCGCTGGATGAGGCTGCGGTCGTGGGTGGCGACGATGACCGTGGTGCCCTGGCCGTTGATGCGCTCGAACAGGGTCATGATCTCCTGGGCCAGGTCGGGATCCAGATTGCCCGTGGGCTCGTCCGCCAACAGCACCAGGGGATCGTTCACCAGGGCCCGGGCGATGGCCACGCGCTGCTGCTCTCCGCCCGAGAGCTGCAGGGGGTAGCTGCTGAGCTTGTGCTGGAGCCCAACCAGCTTGAGCGCCCGGAAGGTGCGCTGCTTCTGCTCGGCGGCACTCACGCCCAGCACCTTGAGCACAAAGGCCACGTTTTCGAAGATGGTGCGGCTGCGGATGAGCTTGAAATCCTGGAACACCACGCCGAGCTTGCGGCGCAGCTGCGGTATTTCCTTCTCCTGCATGGCCGCCAGGCGGTGCCCCGCCAGCTGGATCTCCCCGCTGCTGGGCACCTGCTCCCGGAAGAGCAGCTTCAGCAGCGTGGACTTGCCCGCGCCGCTGGGCCCCGTGAGGAAGACGAACTCGCCCGCGTCGATGGCGAAGCTCACATCCGCCAGCGCGGTGTGGATGCGGTCGTACTGCTTGCCGACGTGAGTGAGGGTGATCATGCAGGGTTCCGGTGCGCCACTGGGGCTGGACTTCCCCTGATTCTGGAGTGATAACCCCGGAACGACCAGTCCCGGATCGTCTTTCAAAGGTCTTGCGGCCGGGTCACTGGTGAGATGAAATCAGCTATGTTCAATCCCACCGCAATCTTCCTCATCTCCTGCCCGGATCAAAAGGGGATCGTGGCGCGCCTATCCAACTTCGTGTTTCATCACGGTGGAAACATTGTGGATTCGGATCACCACTCCGACCTGCAGGCCGGGCGTTTCCTGGGCCGCATTGAACTGGAGCTGAATGGCCTCGATCTCGACCGGGAGGGCCTCCGGCAGGGATTCGCCGCGATCGCCGCTCCCATGGGCGGTCACTGGGAATTGTATTTCTCGGATGAGATCCCCCGGATCGCCTTATGGTGCAGTCGGCAGGAGCATTGCCTGCTCGACCTCATCTGGCGTCACCAGGCGGGAGAACTGGGAGCCGACATTGCCTTCGTGATGAGCAATCACGACACCCTTCGCCGCCACGTCGAACCGCTGGGTCTCCCCTTCCATGTGGTGCCGATCACCCCCGAAACCAAGAGCATGGCCGAAAGGAAAGCCCTGGCCCTGCTGCGGGCCGAGCGAGTCGATCTCGTAATCCTCGCGAAGTACATGCAGGTGCTGAGCCCGGAGTTCCTGGCGGAATTTCCCGCAGTCATCAACATCCACCACAGTTTCCTGCCCGCCTTCGCCGGGGCCCAGCCCTACCACCAGGCCCATGCGCGTGGCGTCAAGCTCATTGGGGCCACCGCGCATTACGTCACCCCGGATCTCGATTCGGGGCCGATCATCGAGCAGGATGTGGTGCGCGTCAGCCACCGCGACACCACAGATGATCTCGTCCGCAAGGGAAAGGACATGGAGCGCCTGGCCCTTTCCAGGGCCGTGCGCCTTCATCTTCAGCACCGCGTGCTGACCTATGGAAACAAAACGGTCGTGTTTGAGTAGCGGCTTACACCCGTTCCACCAGCATGGCCACGCCCTGACCGCCTCCGATGCAAAGGGCGGCGATGCCCAGCTTCTTGTTCTGGTCCTGCAGCAGGTGCAGGAGGGTCACGAGGATGCGGGTGCCGCTGGCGCCGATGGGGTGGCCGATGGCGATGG
This sequence is a window from Geothrix sp. PMB-07. Protein-coding genes within it:
- the ablA gene encoding lysine 2,3-aminomutase, which translates into the protein MNFKKVDWRSIDLFKDVTAEEWNDWRWQLRNGIHDVATLEKVITLTEQEREHLRECLKKFTMEITPYYAALMDREDPNCPVRMQSVPRLAELHDDPSDLSDPLHEDVDSPVPGLTHRYPDRVLLLVTNICSMNCRHCTRRRLVGDNDLDMPDDNVAKAIEYIRNTPAVRDVLISGGDPFVLSDERLESIISRIRAIEHVEIIRIGTRTPVVMPQRVTDSLVGMLKKYHPIFVNTHFNHAKEITAEAREACAKLADAGIQLGNQSVLLRGINDQTEVMKQLLHKLLTIRVRPYYIYQCDLSLGISHFRTTVRKGIEIIEGLRGHTTGLAVPTFVVDAPGGGGKIPVMPSYLITQGENKVVLRNYEGVITTYTEPVHTTTMPDAKLEPTSKVYKAKDGVATMLSGERLCLEPAGLSRKQRNGKH
- a CDS encoding 3-keto-5-aminohexanoate cleavage protein; this translates as MDNKLIITCAITGAETTKEMNPALPITPEEIAQGAFEAWEAGASILHLHVRQDDGTPTQDVAVFKKAIDLIRANCDIVIETTTGGAAWMTPEERLQPVTLNPEMASLDCGTVNFGDEYIVNTLPIMRQFAQAMLDHGVRPTLECFDLGHVYASHILIKEGLLQEPYHYGLVLNVPGAAKYEPDVMEFLVRKLPKGAFFTAFGIGGKANVDSIYATIALGGHVRVGFEDNIYYSKGRLATSNAELVARAARIAKDCGRELARPDDVRQMLKLRQA
- a CDS encoding L-erythro-3,5-diaminohexanoate dehydrogenase, coding for MATGCKYGSHRVLEPRGVLPQPAARISNDMSTVYDNEILVDVIALNIDSASFTQIEEEAGHDLAKIEAKILAIVGEKGKMQNPVTGSGGMFIGRVAKVGAALADRGLKAGDKIASLVSLSLTPLRIEKILKIHADIDRVEIQGQAILFESGLYAKLPEDMTESLALAALDVAGAPAQAAKLVKPGQSVLILGAGGKSGMLVAYEAMKRVGPTGRVVGNVYLADDKKVLDDLGVCHEVVVADATRPVDFLAAVLQANGGREYDIVVNCVNVQNTEMSSILPCRQEGTVYFFSMATHFGKAALGAEGVGKDVTMIVGNGYTKDHAEITLWELRENPKLRKLFEERYV
- a CDS encoding hotdog domain-containing protein, producing MGDINLDRFTSLIRLRIAAHDAHYAGNLVDGAKMLQLFGDVATELLIRSDGDEGLFVAYDNVQFLAPVNAGDYIEATGRIVSMGRTSRKMEFEARKVIVPAGIAGQVSAADVLAEPIVVCKASGTCVVPANCQRFKR
- the rarD gene encoding EamA family transporter RarD — translated: MSNTPDGPPSSSQARSLRRGTLAAFAAYGMWGILPLYWKQLSNVNAVEVLCHRVLWSGLFLVAVLLGKGRLGEVLHIWRNRASALAVLVCSLLITVNWGIYIWAVQVGRVTESSLGYYITPLLSVALGAFFFHERLDRWAKVSVGLALLGVAVATWRLGSLPWVAVVLSTSFALYGALKKKAGLDALSGLAAETLIAMPLALAYLGWIGGGAIFHAGPKATTLLVLAGPVTALPLLTFAYAALRIPLQRLGFIQYFSPTLQLGIGLFLMGEHLSPPMALAFGAVVVAVLLYAASRPRNANIR
- a CDS encoding YdcF family protein, whose product is MLAFTKLVGMLLMPLGLIWLGLWGSAYWAFRRRVRGLGFALMGLAVGLALVGNVQLGHRLMGRLEAEVQPFSSKDAPLEALFVLGGGSAVDEQGRPALGDSGDRIVEAARLWHAGRVRWLVASGASQGTGPGSRNLGEETRTLWKDLGIPESAIRVIEEPCVITRDEVQAYTRLKAREGWQRVGLLSSAWHLPRAMALARRTGLEAVPVASDRRGRVPRWELWHLVPQQEGLHNTQGFCWEWLGRSMGR
- a CDS encoding VanZ family protein, producing MRMRWLWTLPLALAATIVWLSAQSHLPAGIELPSPLDKFAHASAYAALAWTLDLALRVNRRDLPLYRRHLFIIALVAFFGATDEWHQSFVPGRSCDVLDWVADVIGGGLGLFAASVHLVFSRRLEALSWRRGAGHRLDSARDLILVADPHWGAELTGLEEATARFPKADWLFLGDVFDVWVGLPGMETEAQRAFLAWVRERRQAGRWVGLWMGNREYFLDRHASAFDLMGEGIGGSLEGERLVWEHGDLINGADHQYRLWNLLSRSGLLWLPFCLMPGSTARKISAWMERKLHTTNAAYKLAFPREAFRAAAQAHSEATFLTGHFHTHEVEANGIALPWAHEGRFMVWRGGKVEPL
- the yihA gene encoding ribosome biogenesis GTP-binding protein YihA/YsxC is translated as MAQPLTDARFVTSAADARKLGVCHAEVAFVGRSNVGKSSLLNALANQKQLARVSKTPGRTRLINVFLTGPDRWIVDLPGYGFATGPASERATWQAMVEGYLTGRSTLRMVFVLVDAEVGPTKLDHQMIEWLRVEGLPHRIVATKADQVKPSKALKQRKDVAAELNLMPNDIAWVSAGKGTGIAELRREVADLLDL
- the ftsE gene encoding cell division ATP-binding protein FtsE; the protein is MITLTHVGKQYDRIHTALADVSFAIDAGEFVFLTGPSGAGKSTLLKLLFREQVPSSGEIQLAGHRLAAMQEKEIPQLRRKLGVVFQDFKLIRSRTIFENVAFVLKVLGVSAAEQKQRTFRALKLVGLQHKLSSYPLQLSGGEQQRVAIARALVNDPLVLLADEPTGNLDPDLAQEIMTLFERINGQGTTVIVATHDRSLIQRMKKRVIGLDHGRVAFDQPAPTSLVTV
- the purU gene encoding formyltetrahydrofolate deformylase, which translates into the protein MFNPTAIFLISCPDQKGIVARLSNFVFHHGGNIVDSDHHSDLQAGRFLGRIELELNGLDLDREGLRQGFAAIAAPMGGHWELYFSDEIPRIALWCSRQEHCLLDLIWRHQAGELGADIAFVMSNHDTLRRHVEPLGLPFHVVPITPETKSMAERKALALLRAERVDLVILAKYMQVLSPEFLAEFPAVINIHHSFLPAFAGAQPYHQAHARGVKLIGATAHYVTPDLDSGPIIEQDVVRVSHRDTTDDLVRKGKDMERLALSRAVRLHLQHRVLTYGNKTVVFE